A genome region from Macrotis lagotis isolate mMagLag1 chromosome 4, bilby.v1.9.chrom.fasta, whole genome shotgun sequence includes the following:
- the PLEKHG3 gene encoding pleckstrin homology domain-containing family G member 3 isoform X9 — translation MPVSVSLHQDATQERPVSLASTISSSGSSRDSQTMEEHNGTGPVTEGESGSIHACYIPNNHNNSSSWLNLRGSLKGSPFSSRSTPGPGHHKLSYLGRVVRELVETERMYVQDLRSIVEDYLLKIIDTPGLLKPEQVSALFGNIENIYALNSQLLKDLDSCNNDPVAVANCFVERSQEFDIYTQYCNNYPNSVAALTECMRDKHQAKFFRDRQEVLQHSLPLGSFLLKPVQRILKYHLLLQEIAKHFDEEEDGFEMVEDAIDTMTCVAWYINDMKRKHEHAVRLQEIQSLLINWKGPDLTTYGELVLEGTFRVHRVRNERTFFLFDKALFITKKRGDHFVYKGHIPCSSLMLIESTRDSLCFTVTHYKHSKQQYSIQAKSVEEKRSWTHHIKRLILENHHATIPQKAKEAILEMDSYYPNRYRYSPERLKKAWSSQDDMPTQVRQCRRQSEPTKQLLRQLNDKASKASGLKVKGHDEYEIAKSYKRPSGQSLMSPEKCKSFESVSSLPEAEPDTEPEVRQGLFPVIEGHSGEVMQSCILKQHHQEVLRPDHPVKIVDHAVAESPEDLKNLSSEEEEEVTVSVPDSILPTSVLDQASIIAERFVSTYSRRNSLALEDGKASGLLTPRLVSRSSSVRSLDGIEKGSATYCSTIDSFSSLLPLEADPNAGVASETSSTLNGTVPSSPSCSVESERLLNKKEDMLSTRDRLLLDKIKSYYENAEHHDAGFSIRRRESLSYIPKGLVRNSVFRFNSLPRQEPKPVIPGRKRLESSRPASWTLFDLTGPGQASSRNPPPITDVEFRPSAEVVKMWEGMESSGDICKSPVTRNKIESGLSQENGFDLHEPLFILEEHELSAISEEAVGSSLEVQSRAQLARELKELVKELSDKDEKLSTPLHPHIMQFSHMMDRELTERVKNKVYQLARQYSLRIKSHKPTMSEQKKMDPEQEKNLTLPHLQEEIRELPCKGKVRPLLSLSNNEQVMDLEHGPSKSTSAREKSPRCFYSPAGSKAISPGGWTSNRTPLSPVDTETFHWPDVRELCSKYAFHDEGTQAGQSQRHGQPVNRSLSVPENIMEAHPVGKVSRCCSLNTKPGRGTQEITQLQPRKDLFLLRSSQTTGRDVDEALYLTADLTLENNRRVIILEKGPPQPLVGEEEQDNFTQIQSPTSQEKIYLKAVVKQCKAHQESEERQEEGDQDPQVGQGDIADMGQQGRVRNLREKFQILNSNG, via the exons ATGCCTGTCTCAGTCTCCTTACATCAAGATGCGACCCAAGAGCGTCCAGTGAGCTTGGCCTCTACCATCTCTTCTTCAGGCTCATCCCGGGACAGTCAGACCATGGAAGAGCACAATGGAACTGGTCCTGTAACTGAGGGAGAGTCTGGCTCCATCCATGCCTGCTATATTCCTAATAACCATAACAATTCCAGTAGCTGGCTGAATCTGAGAGGATCCCTAAAAGGTTCCCCATTTAGCTCCCGGTCTACACCTGGGCCTGGACATCACAAGTTGAGTTACCTAGGCCGAGTGGTGCGAGAGCTTGTAGAGACAGAGCGCATGTATGTACAGGATCTCCGAAGCATTGTTGAG GATTACCTTTTGAAGATCATCGATACACCAGGGCTGCTGAAACCTGAACAAGTCAGTGCACTTTTTGGAAACATAGAAAACATCTATGCATTAAACAG TCAACTCTTGAAAGACTTGGACAGCTGTAATAATGATCCAGTGGCTGTGGCTAATTGTTTTGTAGAAAGG AGCCAAGAATTTGACATTTACACCCAATACTGCAACAACTACCCAAA TTCAGTGGCAGCCTTAACTGAATGTATGAGAGACAAACACCAGGCCAAGTTCTTCCGGGACAGACAAGAGGTCTTGCAACATTCTCTGCCCCTGGGCTCTTTTCTGCTGAAGCCTGTCCAAAGAATTCTCAAGTACCACCTCCTTCTTCAG GAAATTGCCAAGCATTTTGATGAGGAGGAGGATGGCTTTGAGATGGTTGAGGATGCAATCGATACCATGACTTGTGTGGCTTGGTACATCAATGACATGAAGAGGAAGCATGAGCATGCTGTCCGACTACAG GAAATCCAGTCCCTTCTGATCAACTGGAAAGGACCAGACTTGACGACCTATGGAGAGCTGGTGTTGGAAGGCACTTTCCGAGTCCATCGAGTTCGAAATGAGAgaactttctttctctttgacaaGGCATTGTTCATTACTAAAAAGCGAGGAGACCACTTTGTCTACAAAGGTCACATCCCG TGTTCCTCCTTGATGTTAATCGAGAGCACAAGAGACTCTTTGTGTTTCACAGTCACTCACTATAAGCACAGCAAACAACAGTATAGTATCCAG GCCAAATCTGTAGAAGAGAAGCGTTCATGGACCCATCACATCAAAAGACTGATCCTAGAGAATCATCATGCCACTATTCCCCAAAAG GCTAAGGAAGCCATCTTGGAAATGGATTCTTATT ACCCCAACCGATACCGCTACAGCCCAGAAAGGCTAAAAAAGGCTTGGTCTTCCCAAGATGACATGCCCACTCAAGTGCGTCAGTGTCGGAGACAATCTG AGCCAACTAAACAGCTTCTCAGGCAGTTAAATGACAAAG CATCAAAGGCATCGGGTCTTAAG GTCAAAGGGCATGATGAATATGAAATAGCCAAAAGCTATAAAAGGCCCAGTGGCCAGTCTCTAATGAGTCCTGAGAAGTGCAAGAGCTTTGAGTCTGTCTCTTCCCTTCCAGAG GCTGAACCTGATACAGAGCCTGAAGTCAGGCAAGGGCTGTTTCCAGTCATAGAAGGTCATAGCGGAGAAGTGATGCAGTCTTGCATCCTGAAACAGCACCATCAAGAGGTGCTACGGCCTGACCATCCAGTCAAAATCGTTGACCATGCAGTTGCTGAGAGTCCAGAGGATCTTAAAAACCTCAGcagtgaggaagaggaggaagtgaCAGTGTCAGTGCCAGACAGTATTCTGCCAACATCTGTACTGGACCAGGCTAGCATCATTGCTGAAAGGTTTGTCAGCACCTACTCCCGCCGCAATAGCCTGGCTCTGGAGGATGGCAAAGCCAGTGGTTTGTTGACTCCTAGACTGGTCAGTCGGAGTAGCAGTGTCCGGAGTCTTGATGGTATTGAGAAGGGGTCAGCCACCTACTGCAGCACCATAGACTCATTCAGCTCCTTGTTGCCCCTAGAAGCAGACCCTAATGCTGGAGTGGCCTCAGAAACCAGCTCTACCCTCAATGGGACTGTACCTTCAAGCCCTAGCTGCTCAGTAGAATCTGAAAGGTTGCTTAACAAGAAGGAGGATATGCTTTCGACTCGAGACCGACTGTTACTTGACAAGATCAAGAGTTACTATGAGAATGCAGAACATCATGATGCAGGCTTTAGTATTCGGCGCCGGGAGAGTCTTTCCTATATTCCTAAGGGCTTGGTAAGAAACTCTGTGTTCAGATTCAATAGCCTTCCCAGGCAAGAACCTAAACCAGTGATCCCTGGGCGCAAAAGACTAGAAAGTTCCCGACCTGCCTCTTGGACTCTTTTTGATCTCACTGGGCCAGGCCAGGCTAGTTCCAGGAATCCTCCCCCCATCACTGATGTTGAATTTCGCCCATCAGCAGAAGTAGTGAAGATGTGGGAAGGAATGGAGTCCTCTGGGGATATCTGTAAGAGCCCAGTCACGAGGAACAAGATAGAATCAGGCCTGAGCCAAGAGAATGGTTTTGACTTGCATGAGCCGCTATTCATTCTGGAGGAGCATGAGCTGAGTGCTATCAGTGAGGAGGCAGTTGGGTCCTCCCTAGAGGTCCAGAGCCGTGCCCAGCTGGCCAGGGAGCTAAAGGAGCTAGTAAAGGAGTTGAGTGACAAAGATGAAAAGCTATCAACTCCCCTGCACCCTCACATCATGCAGTTCTCCCACATGATGGACAGGGAGTTGACTGAACGTGTCAAGAACAAGGTCTACCAGCTAGCCCGTCAGTACAGTCTCAGGATCAAGAGCCACAAGCCTACAATGTCAGAGCAAAAAAAGATGGATCCAGAGCAAGAAAAGAATCTGACCTTGCCCCACCTGCAGGAGGAGATCCGAGAGCTACCTTGCAAAG GTAAAGTGAGACCATTACTGTCCCTCTCAAATAATGAACAAGTAATGGACTTAGAACATGGTCCCTCCAAGTCCACCTCAGCAAGGGAGAAGTCACCTCGATGCTTCTACAGTCCTGCTGGCTCAAAGGCCATCTCTCCTGGAGGCTGGACATCTAACCGCACTCCCCTTAGTCCTGTTGACACAGAAACTTTTCACTGGCCAGATGTTCGTGAACTCTGTTCGAAGTATGCTTTCCACGATGAGGGTACGCAAGCTGGACAAAGTCAGCGCCATGGTCAACCTGTCAACCGGAGCCTCTCAGTACCAGAGAATATCATGGAGGCACACCCAGTGGGGAAAGTGAGTCGCTGCTGCAGTCTCAACACCAAACCAGGCAGAGGAACCCAAGAGATTACCCAGCTTCAGCCTCGTAAGGATCTATTTTTACTTCGCTCCTCCCAAACCACAGGACGGGATGTAGATGAAGCCTTGTACCTCACAGCTGACTTGACCTTGGAGAATAACCGACGAGTCATTATCTTGGAGAAGGGACCACCCCAACCACTGGTAGGTGAGGAAGAACAAGACAACTTCACACAAATCCAGTCACCCACCTCCCAagaaaaaatctacttgaaaGCAGTGGTTAAACAATGCAAAGCTCACCAAGAATCAGAAGAGAGGCAAGAAGAGGGGGACCAGGACCCTCAAGTAGGACAAGGGGATATAGCTGATATGGGCCAACAGGGTCGAGTGAGAAACCTAAGGGAAAAATTTCAGATCTTGAACTCAAATGGTTGA
- the PLEKHG3 gene encoding pleckstrin homology domain-containing family G member 3 isoform X8 codes for MPVSVSLHQDATQERPVSLASTISSSGSSRDSQTMEEHNGTGPVTEGESGSIHACYIPNNHNNSSSWLNLRGSLKGSPFSSRSTPGPGHHKLSYLGRVVRELVETERMYVQDLRSIVEDYLLKIIDTPGLLKPEQVSALFGNIENIYALNSQLLKDLDSCNNDPVAVANCFVERSQEFDIYTQYCNNYPNSVAALTECMRDKHQAKFFRDRQEVLQHSLPLGSFLLKPVQRILKYHLLLQEIAKHFDEEEDGFEMVEDAIDTMTCVAWYINDMKRKHEHAVRLQEIQSLLINWKGPDLTTYGELVLEGTFRVHRVRNERTFFLFDKALFITKKRGDHFVYKGHIPCSSLMLIESTRDSLCFTVTHYKHSKQQYSIQAKSVEEKRSWTHHIKRLILENHHATIPQKAKEAILEMDSYYPNRYRYSPERLKKAWSSQDDMPTQVRQCRRQSGFWEKREGVDSKLLRGPSGIVSLGLRPGRIHFLGSWLTLPNILNSPEPTKQLLRQLNDKASKASGLKVKGHDEYEIAKSYKRPSGQSLMSPEKCKSFESVSSLPEAEPDTEPEVRQGLFPVIEGHSGEVMQSCILKQHHQEVLRPDHPVKIVDHAVAESPEDLKNLSSEEEEEVTVSVPDSILPTSVLDQASIIAERFVSTYSRRNSLALEDGKASGLLTPRLVSRSSSVRSLDGIEKGSATYCSTIDSFSSLLPLEADPNAGVASETSSTLNGTVPSSPSCSVESERLLNKKEDMLSTRDRLLLDKIKSYYENAEHHDAGFSIRRRESLSYIPKGLVRNSVFRFNSLPRQEPKPVIPGRKRLESSRPASWTLFDLTGPGQASSRNPPPITDVEFRPSAEVVKMWEGMESSGDICKSPVTRNKIESGLSQENGFDLHEPLFILEEHELSAISEEAVGSSLEVQSRAQLARELKELVKELSDKDEKLSTPLHPHIMQFSHMMDRELTERVKNKVYQLARQYSLRIKSHKPTMSEQKKMDPEQEKNLTLPHLQEEIRELPCKGKVRPLLSLSNNEQVMDLEHGPSKSTSAREKSPRCFYSPAGSKAISPGGWTSNRTPLSPVDTETFHWPDVRELCSKYAFHDEGTQAGQSQRHGQPVNRSLSVPENIMEAHPVGKVSRCCSLNTKPGRGTQEITQLQPRKDLFLLRSSQTTGRDVDEALYLTADLTLENNRRVIILEKGPPQPLVGEEEQDNFTQIQSPTSQEKIYLKAVVKQCKAHQESEERQEEGDQDPQVGQGDIADMGQQGRVRNLREKFQILNSNG; via the exons ATGCCTGTCTCAGTCTCCTTACATCAAGATGCGACCCAAGAGCGTCCAGTGAGCTTGGCCTCTACCATCTCTTCTTCAGGCTCATCCCGGGACAGTCAGACCATGGAAGAGCACAATGGAACTGGTCCTGTAACTGAGGGAGAGTCTGGCTCCATCCATGCCTGCTATATTCCTAATAACCATAACAATTCCAGTAGCTGGCTGAATCTGAGAGGATCCCTAAAAGGTTCCCCATTTAGCTCCCGGTCTACACCTGGGCCTGGACATCACAAGTTGAGTTACCTAGGCCGAGTGGTGCGAGAGCTTGTAGAGACAGAGCGCATGTATGTACAGGATCTCCGAAGCATTGTTGAG GATTACCTTTTGAAGATCATCGATACACCAGGGCTGCTGAAACCTGAACAAGTCAGTGCACTTTTTGGAAACATAGAAAACATCTATGCATTAAACAG TCAACTCTTGAAAGACTTGGACAGCTGTAATAATGATCCAGTGGCTGTGGCTAATTGTTTTGTAGAAAGG AGCCAAGAATTTGACATTTACACCCAATACTGCAACAACTACCCAAA TTCAGTGGCAGCCTTAACTGAATGTATGAGAGACAAACACCAGGCCAAGTTCTTCCGGGACAGACAAGAGGTCTTGCAACATTCTCTGCCCCTGGGCTCTTTTCTGCTGAAGCCTGTCCAAAGAATTCTCAAGTACCACCTCCTTCTTCAG GAAATTGCCAAGCATTTTGATGAGGAGGAGGATGGCTTTGAGATGGTTGAGGATGCAATCGATACCATGACTTGTGTGGCTTGGTACATCAATGACATGAAGAGGAAGCATGAGCATGCTGTCCGACTACAG GAAATCCAGTCCCTTCTGATCAACTGGAAAGGACCAGACTTGACGACCTATGGAGAGCTGGTGTTGGAAGGCACTTTCCGAGTCCATCGAGTTCGAAATGAGAgaactttctttctctttgacaaGGCATTGTTCATTACTAAAAAGCGAGGAGACCACTTTGTCTACAAAGGTCACATCCCG TGTTCCTCCTTGATGTTAATCGAGAGCACAAGAGACTCTTTGTGTTTCACAGTCACTCACTATAAGCACAGCAAACAACAGTATAGTATCCAG GCCAAATCTGTAGAAGAGAAGCGTTCATGGACCCATCACATCAAAAGACTGATCCTAGAGAATCATCATGCCACTATTCCCCAAAAG GCTAAGGAAGCCATCTTGGAAATGGATTCTTATT ACCCCAACCGATACCGCTACAGCCCAGAAAGGCTAAAAAAGGCTTGGTCTTCCCAAGATGACATGCCCACTCAAGTGCGTCAGTGTCGGAGACAATCTG GATtctgggagaaaagggagggtgtcGACTCGAAGTTGCTGAGAGGGCCTAGTGGCATTGTAAGCTTGGGGCTAAGACCGGGCAGAATTCATTTCCTTGGGTCATGGCTGACTTTACCAAATATACTTAACTCTCCAGAGCCAACTAAACAGCTTCTCAGGCAGTTAAATGACAAAG CATCAAAGGCATCGGGTCTTAAG GTCAAAGGGCATGATGAATATGAAATAGCCAAAAGCTATAAAAGGCCCAGTGGCCAGTCTCTAATGAGTCCTGAGAAGTGCAAGAGCTTTGAGTCTGTCTCTTCCCTTCCAGAG GCTGAACCTGATACAGAGCCTGAAGTCAGGCAAGGGCTGTTTCCAGTCATAGAAGGTCATAGCGGAGAAGTGATGCAGTCTTGCATCCTGAAACAGCACCATCAAGAGGTGCTACGGCCTGACCATCCAGTCAAAATCGTTGACCATGCAGTTGCTGAGAGTCCAGAGGATCTTAAAAACCTCAGcagtgaggaagaggaggaagtgaCAGTGTCAGTGCCAGACAGTATTCTGCCAACATCTGTACTGGACCAGGCTAGCATCATTGCTGAAAGGTTTGTCAGCACCTACTCCCGCCGCAATAGCCTGGCTCTGGAGGATGGCAAAGCCAGTGGTTTGTTGACTCCTAGACTGGTCAGTCGGAGTAGCAGTGTCCGGAGTCTTGATGGTATTGAGAAGGGGTCAGCCACCTACTGCAGCACCATAGACTCATTCAGCTCCTTGTTGCCCCTAGAAGCAGACCCTAATGCTGGAGTGGCCTCAGAAACCAGCTCTACCCTCAATGGGACTGTACCTTCAAGCCCTAGCTGCTCAGTAGAATCTGAAAGGTTGCTTAACAAGAAGGAGGATATGCTTTCGACTCGAGACCGACTGTTACTTGACAAGATCAAGAGTTACTATGAGAATGCAGAACATCATGATGCAGGCTTTAGTATTCGGCGCCGGGAGAGTCTTTCCTATATTCCTAAGGGCTTGGTAAGAAACTCTGTGTTCAGATTCAATAGCCTTCCCAGGCAAGAACCTAAACCAGTGATCCCTGGGCGCAAAAGACTAGAAAGTTCCCGACCTGCCTCTTGGACTCTTTTTGATCTCACTGGGCCAGGCCAGGCTAGTTCCAGGAATCCTCCCCCCATCACTGATGTTGAATTTCGCCCATCAGCAGAAGTAGTGAAGATGTGGGAAGGAATGGAGTCCTCTGGGGATATCTGTAAGAGCCCAGTCACGAGGAACAAGATAGAATCAGGCCTGAGCCAAGAGAATGGTTTTGACTTGCATGAGCCGCTATTCATTCTGGAGGAGCATGAGCTGAGTGCTATCAGTGAGGAGGCAGTTGGGTCCTCCCTAGAGGTCCAGAGCCGTGCCCAGCTGGCCAGGGAGCTAAAGGAGCTAGTAAAGGAGTTGAGTGACAAAGATGAAAAGCTATCAACTCCCCTGCACCCTCACATCATGCAGTTCTCCCACATGATGGACAGGGAGTTGACTGAACGTGTCAAGAACAAGGTCTACCAGCTAGCCCGTCAGTACAGTCTCAGGATCAAGAGCCACAAGCCTACAATGTCAGAGCAAAAAAAGATGGATCCAGAGCAAGAAAAGAATCTGACCTTGCCCCACCTGCAGGAGGAGATCCGAGAGCTACCTTGCAAAG GTAAAGTGAGACCATTACTGTCCCTCTCAAATAATGAACAAGTAATGGACTTAGAACATGGTCCCTCCAAGTCCACCTCAGCAAGGGAGAAGTCACCTCGATGCTTCTACAGTCCTGCTGGCTCAAAGGCCATCTCTCCTGGAGGCTGGACATCTAACCGCACTCCCCTTAGTCCTGTTGACACAGAAACTTTTCACTGGCCAGATGTTCGTGAACTCTGTTCGAAGTATGCTTTCCACGATGAGGGTACGCAAGCTGGACAAAGTCAGCGCCATGGTCAACCTGTCAACCGGAGCCTCTCAGTACCAGAGAATATCATGGAGGCACACCCAGTGGGGAAAGTGAGTCGCTGCTGCAGTCTCAACACCAAACCAGGCAGAGGAACCCAAGAGATTACCCAGCTTCAGCCTCGTAAGGATCTATTTTTACTTCGCTCCTCCCAAACCACAGGACGGGATGTAGATGAAGCCTTGTACCTCACAGCTGACTTGACCTTGGAGAATAACCGACGAGTCATTATCTTGGAGAAGGGACCACCCCAACCACTGGTAGGTGAGGAAGAACAAGACAACTTCACACAAATCCAGTCACCCACCTCCCAagaaaaaatctacttgaaaGCAGTGGTTAAACAATGCAAAGCTCACCAAGAATCAGAAGAGAGGCAAGAAGAGGGGGACCAGGACCCTCAAGTAGGACAAGGGGATATAGCTGATATGGGCCAACAGGGTCGAGTGAGAAACCTAAGGGAAAAATTTCAGATCTTGAACTCAAATGGTTGA